A genomic stretch from Heliangelus exortis chromosome 16, bHelExo1.hap1, whole genome shotgun sequence includes:
- the APCDD1L gene encoding protein APCDD1-like yields MVRCWWLAGLLIACAAAEPPLRWEPRCRQQLRHLQDGAGIAARLPPRLEGRWVSTGCEVRPGPEFLTRSYLFYANRLFKAYQFYYWDPSCHDPSYSLVIKGKLRLRQASWITRGATEADYHLHKVGIVFHSQKAMEEVSTWINQTSSEGCSGFLPPGRTWAPGALYELLSAKSERDCTAALGFAMHELSLVRVERHYQPLLQPQQSGSRLVEELYLGDIHTEWGERLHYRPTGYQRPMQSAVHHVHPCPACGIIYRADEHHPPILPLRAQLPMQLSGSWVSTHCEVRPAVLFLTRYFIFHGNNHTWEGYYYHYSDPLCKQPTFTIYASGHYTQGIPSSKVRGGTELAFKVTQARVTPMDQVTVMMLNSSEPGSCGLTNSWSAGVEQDITPTNGCLALGIKLPHTEYELFKMEHDTKDNSLLYVGERPTDGSSPDSPAKRPTSYQAPLIQCAGPTEEFSNYVSLKYLGKKDANGNEALKPLPVAFLLFIALLFLRWD; encoded by the exons CCTGCGCGGCCGCGGAGCCGCCACTGCGCTGGGAGCCGCGGTGCCGGCAGCAGCTGCGCCACCTGCAGGACGGCGCCGGGATCGCAGCGCGGCTGCCTCCCCGCCTGGAGGGACGCTGGGTCTCCACCGG GTGTGAGGTACGCCCAGGACCCGAGTTCCTCACCCGGTCCTACCTCTTCTACGCCAACCGCCTCTTCAAGGCTTACCAGTTCTACTACTGGGACCCCTCCTGCCACGATCCCTCCTACTCTCTGGTCATCAAGGGCAAGCTCCGCCTGCGCCAGGCCTCCTGGATCACCCGCGGGGCCACCGAGGCCGACTACCACCTCCACAAGGTTGGCATCGTTTTCCACAGCCAGAAAGCCATGGAGGAAGTGTCCACCTGGATCAACCAAACCTCCAGTGAGGGCTGCAGCGGGTTCTTGCCCCCGGGACGCACCTGGGCTCCTGGAGCTCTCTACGAACTGCTGAGTGCCAAGAGTGAGCGTGACTGCACTGCTGCCTTGGGCTTCGCCATGCATGAGCTGAGCCTGGTGAGGGTGGAGAGGCATTACCAacccctgctgcagccacagcagagtGGGAGCCGGCTGGTGGAGGAGCTGTACCTGGGGGACATCCACACGGAGTGGGGTGAGAGGCTCCACTACCGACCGACCGGGTACCAGCGACCCATGCAGAGCGCTGTG CACCACGTGCATCCTTGCCCAGCCTGTGGGATTATTTACAGAGCTGATGAACACCACCCCCCCATCCTACCcctcagggctcagctgccaATGCAGCTCAGTGGCAGCTGGGTGAGCACCCACTGCGAGGTCCGACCTGCTGTGCTTTTCCTGACCAGGTACTTCATATTCCATGGTAACAACCACACCTGGGAGGGTTATTACTATCACTACTCTGACCCACTCTGCAAACAGCCAACTTTCACCATCTATGCATCTGGGCACTACACCCAAGGCATCCCCTCATCCAAAGTGAGAGGTGGGACAGAGCTGGCTTTCAAAGTCACTCAGGCACGGGTGACACCAATGGACCAGGTGACCGTGATGATGCTGAACTCCTCAGAACCTGGAAGCTGTGGGCTAACAAACTCCTGGAGCGCTGGGGTGGAGCAGGATATAACACCCACAAATGGATGTTTGGCCTTGGGCATCAAGCTGCCCCACACTGAGTATGAACTTTTCAAAATGGAGCACGACACAAAGGACAACAGCCTGCTGTATGTTGGGGAGAGGCCCACGGATGGATCCAGTCCTGACAGCCCAGCCAAGAGACCCACATCATATCAGGCACCTCTGATTCAGTGTGCTGGGCCAACAGAGGAATTCTCTAACTATGTTAGTCTAAAATACTTGGGAAAAAAGGATGCTAATGGGAATGAAGCACTAAAACCTTTGCCTGTGGCCTTTTTATTGTTTATAGCACTTCTGTTTTTAAGATGGGACTAA
- the VAPB gene encoding vesicle-associated membrane protein-associated protein B/C → MAKAEQVLSLEPQHELKFKGPFTDVVTTNLKLGNPTDRNVCFKVKTTAPRRYCVRPNSGIIDAGTSINVSVMLQPFDYDPNEKSKHKFMVQSMFAPADTSDMEAVWKEAKPEELMDSKLRCVFELPAENDKPHDIEINKIVSTTATKTDSSVMSKSISSSLDDTEVKKVMEDYKRLQVEVQRLREENKQFKEEDGLRMRKAPQTNNPISASAAVVKDEGFSSRLLALVVLFFVFGVIIGKIAL, encoded by the exons GTCCTTTCACAGATGTTGTCACCACAAATCTGAAACTAGGGAATCCTACAGACAGAAATGTGTGCTTCAAAGTTAAGACTACAGCACCACGTAGATACTGTGTAAGGCCTAACAGTGGAATTATTGATGCAGGAACATCAATTAATGTTTCTG TGATGCTACAGCCTTTTGACTATGACCCTAATGAGAAAAGTAAACACAAGTTTATGGTTCAGTCTATGTTTGCTCCAGCTGATACTTCAGATATGGAAGCAGTA tggaaagaagcaaaaccagaagaacTCATGGATTCGAAACTTAGGTGTGTGTTTGAGCTACCAGCGGAAAATGATAAGCCT CATGacatagaaataaataaaattgtatcCACAACTGCAACAAAGACAGATTCCTCTGTTATGTCTAAATCAATAAGTTCTTCTTTGGATGACACTGAAGTTAAGAAAGTAATGGAAGACTATAAGAGGCTTCAAGTAGAAGTTCAGAGGTTACGGGAGGAGAATAAACAGTTTAAG GAAGAAGATGGACTGCGGATGAGGAAGGCACCCCAGACAAACAACCCAAtatctgcttctgcagcagttGTCAAGGATGAAGGGTTCAGCTCCAGACTACTTGCtttggtggttttgttctttgtctttGGTGTAATTATAGGAAAAATAGCCTTGTAG